One Mangifera indica cultivar Alphonso chromosome 4, CATAS_Mindica_2.1, whole genome shotgun sequence genomic region harbors:
- the LOC123214849 gene encoding WEB family protein At3g51220: METQTQTQTLALSLNPIAKDYSSNVDSSRPFRSVKEAVAVFGERFLVREIYSSKPLSFSPPTKHEIITQWKYSSSPQNPREMIDDEKSGENNDKVLLDTLKKLEAELEETKTELQLLKKREAETEVALANLNAELHKNMSKLAEEEADAAKKAIESHGRREDRERKRDLVRKKENSLTLSQILCAGEKDVEAESVGYFKRSEIKKKPIVPLVTDLFFKKKGSPNNSTILHSTIYASPNMYFN, from the coding sequence ATggaaactcaaactcaaacccaaaccctTGCTCTTTCTCTTAACCCCATTGCCAAAGATTACAGTTCAAATGTGGATTCTTCCCGCCCTTTTCGCTCGGTCAAAGAAGCCGTCGCCGTCTTCGGCGAGCGGTTTCTCGTCCGAGAAATATATTCTTCCAAGCCCTTGTCTTTCAGCCCTCCTACCAAGCATGAGATAATTACGCAGTGGAAATATTCGTCCAGTCCTCAAAACCCTAGGGAAATGATTGACGATGAAAAGAGTGGAGAGAATAACGATAAAGTATTATTGGATACGTTGAAGAAGCTTGAAGCGGAGCTGGAAGAAACTAAGACGGAGCTGCAGTTACTGAAGAAGAGAGAGGCGGAAACTGAAGTTGCGTTGGCTAATTTGAACGCTGAACTTCATAAGAACATGTCGAAGCTGGCGGAGGAGGAAGCCGATGCGGCGAAGAAGGCGATAGAAAGTCATGGAAGAAGAGAAGATCGGGAGAGGAAGAGAGATTTggtgagaaagaaagagaattcGTTAACTTTGTCTCAGATTTTGTGCGCTGGAGAGAAGGATGTGGAAGCTGAATCAGTTGGGTATTTTAAAAGATCGGAGATAAAGAAGAAGCCAATTGTTCCTCTTGTTACAGATTTGTTCTTCAAGAAAAAGGGGTCCCCGAACAATTCTACAATTCTTCATA